From the genome of Phyllostomus discolor isolate MPI-MPIP mPhyDis1 chromosome 12, mPhyDis1.pri.v3, whole genome shotgun sequence, one region includes:
- the GPI gene encoding glucose-6-phosphate isomerase, with protein MAALTKDPQFQKLQDWYREHGSDLNLRHLFEGDKERFNRFSLTLNTNRGRILVDYSKNLVTEGVMKMLVDLAKSRGVEAARDHMFSGEKINFTENRAVLHVALRNRSNTPTLVDGKDVMPEVNRVLEKMKSFCQRVRSGDWKGYSGKSITDVINIGIGGSDLGPLMVTEALKPYSSGGPRVWFVSNIDGTHIAKTLANLNPGSSLFIIASKTFTTQETITNAETAKDWLLQSAKDPSAVAKHFVALSTNTPKVKEFGIDPQNMFEFWDWVGGRYSLWSAIGLSIALHVGFDNFQQLLSGAHWMDQHFRTTPLEKNAPVLLALLGIWYINFFGCETHAMLPYDQYLHRFAAYFQQGDMESNGKYITKSGARVDHQTGPIVWGEPGTNGQHAFYQLIHQGTKMIPCDFLIPVQTQHPIRKGLHHKILLANFLAQTEALMKGKSTEEARKELQAAGKSPEDLEKLLPHKVFQGNRPTNSIVFTKLTPFILGALIAMYEHKIFVQGIIWDINSFDQWGVELGKQLAKKIEPELDGSSTVTSHDSSTNGLINFIKHEREAIISQ; from the exons ATGGCCGCGCTCACCAAGGATCCGCAGTTCCAGAAGCTGCAGGACTGGTACCGTGAGCACGGCTCTGACCTGAACTTGCGCCACCTTTTCGAAGGGGACAAGGAACGCTTCAATCGCTTCAG CTTGACACTCAATACCAACCGTGGACGTATTCTGGTGGATTACTCCAAGAACCTTGTGACAGAAGGTGTGATGAAGATGCTGGTGGACCTG GCCAAGTCCAGGGGTGTAGAGGCTGCCCGGGACCACATGTTCTCTGGTGAGAAGATCAACTTCACTGAG AATCGGGCAGTGCTGCATGTGGCATTGCGGAACCGGTCAAATACACCCACTCTGGTGGATGGCAAGGATGTGATGCCAGAGGTCAACAGGGTCCTTGAGAAGATGAAGTCTTTCTGTCAG CGCGTCCGCAGCGGTGACTGGAAGGGTTACTCGGGCAAGTCCATCACAGACGTCATCAACATTGGCATTGGTGGCTCTGACCTG GGACCCCTCATGGTGACTGAAGCTCTTAAGCCGTACTCTTCAGGAGGCCCCCGGGTCTGGTTTGTCTCCAACATTGATGGGACCCACATAGCCAAAACCCTGGCCAACCTGAACCCTGGGTCCTCCCTGTTCATCATTGCTTCCAAG ACTTTTACCACCCAGGAGACCATCACGAATGCAGAGACAGCGAAGGATTGGCTTCTCCAGTCGGCCAAGGAT CCGTCAGCTGTTGCGAAGCACTTTGTTGCCCTGTCTACGAACACG CCCAAAGTGAAGGAGTTTGGAATTGATCCTCAAAACATGTTCGAGTTCTGGGAT TGGGTAGGAGGACGTTACTCGCTGTGGTCAGCCATTGGACTCTCAATAGCTCTGCACGTGG GATTTGACAACTTCCAGCAGCTGCTCTCCGGGGCTCACTGGATG GACCAGCACTTCCGCACAACACCCCTGGAGAAGAACGCCCCCGTCCTGCTGGCTTTGCTGGGTATCTGGTACATCAACTTCTTTGGGTGTGAGACGCATGCCATGCTGCCCTATGACCAATACCTGCACCGCTTTGCTGCCTACTTCCAGCAG GGTGACATGGAGTCCAATGGGAAGTACATCACCAAGTCCGGCGCCCGTGTGGACCATCAGACGGGCCCCATTGTGTGGGGGGAGCCAGGGACCAATGGCCAGCATGCCTTCTATCAGCTCATCCACCAAG GCACCAAGATGATACCCTGTGACTTCCTCATCCCGGTCCAAACTCAGCACCCAATAAGGAAGGGTCTGCATCACAAG ATCCTCCTGGCCAACTTCTTGGCCCAGACTGAGGCCCTGATGAAGGGGAAGTCTACAGAGGAGGCTCGGAAGGAGCTCCAGGCTGCAGGAAAGAGTCCGGAGGACTTGGAGAAGCTGTTGCCACACAAG GTCTTTCAAGGAAATCGTCCAACCAACTCTATTGTGTTCACCAAGCTCACACCATTCATTCTTGGAGCCTTGATTG CCATGTATGAGCACAAGATCTTCGTTCAGGGCATCATCTGGGACATCAACAGCTTCGACCAATGGGG AGTGGAGCTGGGAAAGCAGCTGGCTAAGAAAATTGAGCCTGAGCTTGATGGCAGCAGCACAGTGACGTCTCATGATTCTTCCACCAATGGGTTGATCAACTTCATCAAGCATGAGCGTGAAGCCATCATAAGCCAATAA